A genomic region of Manihot esculenta cultivar AM560-2 chromosome 15, M.esculenta_v8, whole genome shotgun sequence contains the following coding sequences:
- the LOC110602667 gene encoding uncharacterized protein LOC110602667, which yields MAGGYLQSIKMKRKELELDDVSDDFSDFSLSSPARKIRRLDAELPPIMEEEEADIHPMLGVTSGSAGQAQELSSLGSGSNQEKAIVLFKPVNTNPLLHSPSNFSVSVDSNFFSGFKNQFLRMNSSANIKPVEEEEAAKECMAVVPWVPSQLPVVQCRDVSQAEAPELMEAEQVGEATMDIEENIGESIEQEHGNELSELRGTQGLPQWQQQHCMMPLPPHNASTPITWFR from the exons ATGGCCGGAGGGTACTTGCAGTCCATCAAGATGAAGAGGAAGGAGCTCGAACTCGATGACGTTAGTGATGATTTCTCCGATTTCTCTTTGTCTTCTCCTGCTCGAAAGATTCGCCGACTG GACGCGGAATTGCCGCCGATAATGGAGGAAGAAGAGGCGGATATTCATCCGATGCTCGGTGTTACTAGTGGTAGTGCAGGGCAGGCGCAGGAATTGAGTTCACTGGGTTCAGGGTCCAACCAAGAGAAGGCTATTGTTTTGTTCAAGCCTGTTAATACTAATCCTCTCTTACATTCTCCTTCCAATTTCTCTGTCTCTGTTGATTCCAACTTCTTTTCTGGATTTAAGA ATCAATTTCTTCGCATGAACAGCTCTGCTAACATAAAACCAGTCGAGGAAGAAGAAGCAGCTAAAGAATGCATGGCTGTTGTTCCCTGGGTCCCTTCTCAGCTTCCGGTTGTCCAATGCAGGGATGTCTCACAGGCAGAGGCCCCAGAACTGATGGAAGCTGAACAAGTTGGGGAAGCAACAATGGATATTGAAGAGAATATTGGTGAAAGCATAGAGCAAGAGCATGGGAATGAGTTAAGTGAATTGAGGGGAACACAAGGCTTGCCTCAATGGCAGCAACAACACTGCATGATGCCACTTCCCCCTCACAACGCCTCCACACCTATCACATGGTTCCGCTAG